Within Wyeomyia smithii strain HCP4-BCI-WySm-NY-G18 chromosome 2, ASM2978416v1, whole genome shotgun sequence, the genomic segment GCTTGCTCGAAGGATCGAACAATCGGTCGATAGAGTGTCGATTGGGTTATCGCTTACTGGTGAGTTTTATgtctttttttcattgtttgttGGAACTGACAATAATGCTTAGAAAAGTTGCATAAAAGAAACTATTTTCTATGAAACAAATATTGTTCAACCACGTCGGAAAAATTATGCACGAAGGCACGAGTAATATGTTGTGAAACGTGACTCGGCACTGCGACTCTTCCGAACAATCGCTTCAATCTAGAAATCAAGTTCATACTACCGCTTTTTTCTTTCTATACAACTTTTCATGGTTTGTGTAGATGATTTGTAGCGGGGAACATAAACAAGCATGACTAGCTAGAGAAGTGCTAATTAAACAACCATGagctatgtttaattttaaacaaaCGATTTCGCCATTTCAAACTTTTCCGTAATAAAATAGATTGCTTATATCAGCAGCGGATGTTTTGTTGGCAGCGTCGATTCCTCACACAATAAACTTCGACTGTTTGTGTTTGATTGTCCTTTGATGTAGCTGTGGGCTGTGGGTCGGCCATCAATTTCGCAACGTGTTGCTGCCGCTGGGCTTCAGGAAAAAGATGATTACAACTTTTAAATTAATACATATTTTACTGCACTTCCGAAGTGTTGACGTCAACTGGACTACCCACAACGAAAATGATGAACCTTTTTCACATCGTAAGCAGAGAGTGAATAATTGAAcatcttgtttttcttttttccgcAGAATGATCACTCATTGGAGTTTCCTACTCGGACTGGGACTGCTAGTGATGACACCGGCGCTGGCCCGTCCGGATCCTTATCAGTCCGAACTGAACCCGAAAGCGGATATTCCCAGCGAGATTCTGTACAATGATTTGGTAGATGAAATGCAAAAACTCCACAATAAGGAAGACAACTACCTGCAATACTTGGCAGCGAAGGCAATCCGACAGCAGCGGGAGGAAGACCTCCTACAGCAGAAACAACAGGAGCTGCAACAGCAGCTTATGCTTCAACAATCACCTGCTGCAGTAGCAGCGGTAGAGGAAGCCGAATCCTCAAACCTAGATGAAGTGCCGGCTGAAAGTCCCATCAAAACGCTTAACCGGCTGCATACCACACCGAAGCTTCTTTCATACCCGAAGGCTAGGGACGAGAAAAAGAGCAATATACACTGTAAGTGAGCACCATTCCACTAATCCACTAAAGTTTCGTTTCAATACTAGAGTAACAATTTGTTtatctttctttttcttacagaTATGTCACTATGTCACTTTAAACTGTGCAATATGGGACGCAAACGCAACACAAGATTTTTGCATTTGTAAGTACCAACTTTTCTACCACGCTATTTTTTTAAGAGTCAAACTAATTAATGTCGTTTTTTTGCTTCATTCCAGCTGGAAGTAAACTAATTTGAACTAAGAGGACAAAGATACTCTGATAACGATACTCTAAAAAAAAACCTCCGCCCCAACTCCCGTTCCCCTTTCCGAACCAGTGAAACCCAACCCCGCAGGTCCCGTTTGGGACTTCAACTACCTGGTATAGAAATCTCCGCAGACTCGCACTCAGTACTTTTATCTACTCGCAACACACTCACTAAAAATTTCCACAGGAACGCAAGAGCTTCTACGCTCCCATGGTTTAGTCACAATTGTATTAGTAAAATGTCTACTTTAGTTCAATGGAcgaaaagtattgaattttttaaatacttGTTTTACTTAAAAGGCTAAgtttaattgaaaacaaaaaaacatctCGCATCACGCACTCTCTCATTCGAATGTAGTCCCCCCGAGGCGACCAAAATGGTCGCACCTTCGGTGGTAATATTGTATTATTAGTATTAAGAATCACCGATGATGAAGAAGGAAAATCTAACCTAATATTGGCTCAAGACTAAACTGCATAAACTGAGATATTTTTGACTCCCCATAATTATTCCAAGCTCAATAATAATGTTACTTATGAATAgccaaaataaattataaaaagaAAACATGAATGACTGTCAGCTACTTACTGTTGGAAATAGTCACATTTGAAGGAAACAAAACTAAAGAAACTGTCAACGTTGTTTTGAtcaatcaagaaaaaaactgaTGTAGATGTGTAAATAAGCCTACGTAGCTGTGATTGCGCCACAAGCAAACGTGAATTgttgttatcattattatcatgaTCATCGTTGATCGTTGAAAGCTTTGGGCTTCTGCGTCCAGCAGAGATTTGAACGGTTTGAGAATCGTGCTAGCATCGCTTCGGCAAGGCAACCTATTTATTTGA encodes:
- the LOC129722342 gene encoding uncharacterized protein LOC129722342, translating into MITHWSFLLGLGLLVMTPALARPDPYQSELNPKADIPSEILYNDLVDEMQKLHNKEDNYLQYLAAKAIRQQREEDLLQQKQQELQQQLMLQQSPAAVAAVEEAESSNLDEVPAESPIKTLNRLHTTPKLLSYPKARDEKKSNIHYMSLCHFKLCNMGRKRNTRFLHFWK